ATTATCATGTCCCCTTATCCCTTGTCCTGGGTCCGGAGCTGCTCCGTGGTATCTGTTTTGCTTTGTTTGACCCAGTGCTCTGGGGCCTCTCGGCGCTAAGCACAGGACCTGTATCCATATATCTCTCTGCAGATACCGCCACAGTTCGATTTCACGCCAAAAGCTCGATCATGACGTCTTTTTTAGTTGGTGGGGAAGCTTCTTTTTTCAGTAAAACAGTCCGGGTCATGGGTCCCTTTTGGCTGTTTGTCATGAGGGGGATCTGCGTTGCCCTTGTACCTCGTTGTGGCGTATGACGGGAATTCAATATGATTTCATATTTTCTTGCTGCGAGTTCAGTATTCATCTGTGGCTTGATAAGCacataattatattatactaggtacctagagaCAGACAAGATTGGGAAGAACGACTTGACTCAGGATCAAAAGCCTCTTGACCGATTTCTTGTCATACGAAaaacaaagaagaaagaaagaaagtgCATTACATGGacccttttcttctttcctcttaGGGAGCTCCGCATCCAAAATTGACGTTGCCATTTTGCCTCTTgaatctcatctcatctgcAGGGTCCGTCCGTTTGGCCTAGACCTCTACCGACCTCGACCTTACCTCGATTTCTTTCTTCCTGCACTACAACCCCTACAATACATTCACTTGACCTAATTAACCTGCCCATTTTGAATCGACTCAACCCTAAATCTTGTTGCCTTGAACTGACTCTCGTTCCTTTCCTGAACTACTCTCTCATTATCCTTTGTAACTTGTTGTCCCTATTGTAACTCTCGACGAATTCGAGCAATATCATTCGAACTTTGGACCTATCATCTACAACCCTCTCCAGTCATACGCCCTGATCTTGGGGTGGCCCAACTACCCGGGCCAACAGAACAGGGGAAATGGCAGCGCTTCAACCTGATGTCCCacaacatcctcagcctccatctcaacctcaacctcaacttcACCAATACGATCGTCCGTTGGCCGAGTCTATTGCCATTGCTACAAGGTCGGTGCACGCAAAGCTTAACAAGCTTATTATCGCACGTTTACCGCTTGCGTTGCCTCCTGTTGCTGCCGATTCGTCTTCGTACATCACTGGACTATTACATATTACGCCCATCTACATCACCTTCGAGACACTATGGCGAGATATAATCGAGTTGGGATCTCCTTTAGGATGCGGAAATGACGTCGAAGCATTCCTTCCACAGAATTCGCCGACTGGACCTCCCAACACTCCCTCACAAATCGATGCTCACGAATTCACGAATCGTAGCAGAATGCTGGCATTGCTTCAGCAACTTTATCTTCCAGGACTAATGCGATCTGAACGTCTCAAAGCTGATATTGCAAATTTGTCAGGGTGGTCAAATAGCACCGTTGAGGAGCAGCTACGCCTGGTTGAGCAGAATGGTCGACTGGGGGATTTTCTCCAGCACATAAGAAGAACGGTCCACAATCGACCTCACGTACTATTGTCTTATTCCTATATCTTGTTCATGGCTCTTTTTGCCGGCGGCCGTTTTATCAGAGCCACCCTAGAATCCGCCGGGGACGAGTTCTGGGACCGCTTACCTTCGCCGGTATTGCCATCTCTTGTACCTTGCGAGGAGAACACACGGCGAACTAAGCGAGCCAGCGGTTTGTCCGACGACCAGATTCCACAGGATGACTTTCATCACCATGCGACTCACACGATGCCTCTGCGGTTTTTCCACTTCCAGACTCCTGAAGACGGAGAAGATTTAAAACGCGAATTTAAGCGACGACTCGCTAGCATGGAGGAAGAATTGTCACCACATGAGAAGCAAGACATTGTCCAAGAATCAATTTGTATCTTCGAAAACATGACGCTTTTGGTCCAACAGCTCGACAGGCTCTGTGATGACCCATCACGCGAAGGAAACGACAGTCCGACACCCTCTCTGCTCGACTTGGTCGACCAATTCCATCCTTTCCGCTCTCGTCTCAGAGACAGCGTATCTATCGCCAAAGATAGAATTCAAAAATCTCCAAAACTATCACCGAACCGCACTAAATTAGCTTGGTCGATCTGGAAATACTACGGTGCGGCTTCATCTCCTGTGGAGCCAGAGAGTGGGATCAAGGTGCCGATCGGTCACCCTGGTCTGTCCAACGATGCGTCAATCGAACTTTGTCCAGCCTTTTCGAAGTCTATGAGGTTCGATAAGACCTTGCCACGACCGACGCGTTGCCCCGCCAAGTCCATAGGGGAAGAACATGATTTGGGTGAGTGTCTTCAGGTTGCTTCTAAGAAGCTCAACAGTATTGGCTTCATCAACTGGTTAATAATATTGACTGTCGGGGTTATTATCCTTGGAGCGTTATGTTCTGTACGTCACGGCCGCGATGTAACAATGGTGGAAGCATGAAGCATGAAAATTGAAATGTCGTGTCATGCATAGCGATTGCATCTTATCTGGCGTTTTTATGGAGTTGAAGCATGAGGATACCCTTTGTTGGGAGAAACACGTCTATATGTGGAGTTGGTTGGTTGCATTTTTATTACACGAACGAGCACATACATATACGATTGTACTCAATTCCCATGCACTTATGCATGTATATATTCCACAGAGAGAAACGATTACGACTTTAGATTACGAGATAGTACCTTATGACATGAAAAGATCATGTGTTTTAACTTTGCAGAGAGATATGCCTTTGTTCCCATTTCTTACTACCTGAGTGTCGCTATTTGTGAAGGTCGATCCAAATACAATTTGGCAAATCCACTCACATCGTTGAGGGGCTTCTCATATAATTAATGTGTTTAAAACACCCATATCTGTATTGGGGGGTATCGTATAATGTCATGAAAGAAAAACGCCATTCGCTATTGCAAGATACtgtcgccttgtctcatttactcatcgtcatcaatGTCCCAGTCGTCTCCCACGTCTGCCCAGCCTGCAAAGTATCGCTCTCCACCAAAGTCGCCAACCTGTCTGAAATATCGCGCTCGACCTTCGTCTTCTTGCCACTGGCGGACAACGGAATCGTCCGACGCGCTGACCAGCTTCCCGTCGTAACTCCAGCTGACATTTGAAACTTCGCGGGTGTGACCGTGGATAAGGGGCGTGCCGTTGCGGAAGATCGGGATAGTAGATGAGCTGGGTTCAGCGCCGGCGGCGGATGAGAAAGAACGGGAGGGCGTAGGGGCGGATCCGGGGGGATCGAGGAGGTGAGCACGCTGGTCGCAGACTGAACGAAGATAGCGCTCATCAGTAGGGAAGAGCACGGCCGAAGATTCGGAGCTCCCGACGGCGAGGAGGTCAGATGAGTGAGATATGCCCTTTTGCCGCATGCTGCACTTAACGAAGAATGTTCTGGCGGCGAACGAATCGTGTTTGAAACCATACAGGGGACCTAGACCTTGGGAAGCAATGGGTCTTCTCTTCGTAGCGAGGTCTTTGAGTTCAGGAGCGTGGCCGAGCATGAGATGAGCCATGGAGTAGGCGTAGATGGTGTTGTCTTTGCATACAGCGTACATACGAGCGGCGTCACTACTAAGGGCCAGGGAGGTGATTCCGTATGAGCGCCAGGCGTGGTTGGATGGCACGGCTGTGGAGGACAGAGGAATACTCTTCTCCTGATGCCGACGGTTGATGTATCGGAGATCCCAGAGCTTGACAACAGCCTCTGCTTCGGAGGCGGATAGTAGCAGATGTTCACGATCGGCGGGGAGCCATTGGATAGCGGTGACGGACGCAACAGAAATCTTTCCATGAGCATTACGTTCATGGGTATTGTCAAGAGTGTTCACGGCAGATGCTTGCAATGGCCGGAGAGTCTCATCTCTCATAGTGACAGTCCGTCGACCTGTCTCACTACAACTCACCGTCGAAAAGCTTCTGACATGAGAAGGTGGACATCGCAGATCCCACAAACGGATACGGCCAGCCTTGTCTGAGGTGGTCAACACATTGCCGATGGACTGGCCCTTCTGCCAAGCAACTTGTCGAGTTGAACTGTAGTGACCTTCAGAGAGTCTGGCTGCCACAGTCTTGGTCGTCACATCCATTACCAAGGCTGCATCACCAGCCGTGGTTGCAAGACGCATGTCGTCATTGGAAAAGTCCATATCCCAGATGGCATTGTCGTGGACGGTATGGACGCCCAGATCTTTTTCCTCGCTCGGATCATCGTTTGCAGAAGTGTCAAAGAACCTAACGCAACCTTCTTCATCGCCGACGGCCGTCACAGGAGCATTATGAGTGCTTGCGAGACAGAAGGGAATGGTGCGACTACCGCTAGGAGCGAGACACTCGTACGAATCGATGCAACGACTGTGAAACCGTGCTGTTTCGGTTCGGGGATCGGATGCAGGCGTGCGAAGAAGGGATTGACCGCTTGAATATCCGAGTCCATGTTCACGATTTAGCAATTGAGAAGTGAAGCCTCTGTTGGCGAATTTCCTAATGGGCCTGGGTGCGTAGTTGAATGGTTCCTAAAGTCATGATGTCAGTGACGCCAGCAGGATATGAGAGCACATCAACATACATCATCAGGCTGAGGTTCTTCATGACCAATATTGGTAGTTTTGACGGTATTGCCCTTCTTTGGGGTTTTAGCAACTCCACGACTGGTCTTGAAGAAACTGCTCTGTTGGGCTGTGAGTAGAGGTTCGGCGATAGTCGGTGCTACTCAGGCTTACCAAAGTAGCTCTTCTACAGCTATCAAGGCTCTCCAGACTAGCTTCACTACTGAAACTATCCGATGCCTTCAAACCATTATCAACACTCAAGTTCGAAGAGCTTGAGCGAGTCAGTCGAAGTGGTGGCATATCATCCAGGTTCAAAGTTGGCCTCTTGAGGTCACCCTCCGTCTCGGAAGCATCGAGCTGGAGCTTCCTCTTCCGTGAGTCATCTTGAAACCTTTCCGTGGGAGATGATGGCAGGATGTTGTCACTAAAAAGCGATTGAGGTGAGACGGGTTGCTGATTAGTGTCGGCCTCAACCAAGCTACCAAGAGCAGTCCTAAACTTTGGCAATGGCTGCGTCTGAACCTGCCTGGGCTGCCAGAATCGATTAAATCTTCTAGGGGTGATCGAAGGCGTTCCTTTTGGtcgtgacgatgatgaaggcGTAGGAAGAGTATCGGGATCCAGAGGGGACATGGTAGGCAAAGGAGCCTCGAGCAAACCGGCAGCGGGTGTCTGGCTGGTAATGGACGCAGGAGCGTTACAAACGGTAAGAACAGTATATATGTgcacgacgacgatgagttATGATTAGATGTTCTTTCAGGTGCATCAAGTTTTAGAACATGTCGTCGGCATCGAACATGATCAATGAAgggaaaagaaagtaaaaaaaaagtacaATACGGAGTAAGACCAGGTAGATGGCCGCAATTGCAGGTTCGGGTCGGTTGCCAGAGCAAAAGGCTGGGGTTGAGAGTGGAAGCGAGCACTAAGTGGATATTGACGCGATAGTCGCGACGTAGAACGCCCATTTACACGCTGAGCTGCATGGCCGCGGTGTTTTCGCGTAGAGAGGTTGGATCAGAACAGCCACAATCACCGCCACTGACATGGGCATGGGAGTTGACATCATCTTTGGCTGTGGCAGAACTGTTGCAACCTAGGTATGCAAgggccaagccaagccaagccagtccagtccagtgcgTGCTGTAATTTTGGCAgcttgttttgtttctgaAGTCATGATTTTATCCAAGACATTCGTATATGATAAATTCTCAAAGGCTATTGACGTGATGAAACAAGTTGAGTCATTCAtaaaagggaaaagaaaagtgaTTCACTTTAATTCCGGTACTTGTTGTCCATGAAAATAAGAGCCGCAAATTACTCCACTAACAGCGGGACATTCCCCGGAATACAGACCTACAGGCTGCAAGGATGCAGGATAGGTAGGCACCTGAGCAGTACCTAAGTTGTTGCATACAGTAGAAGGAAAGGACATGAAACCAACAAAAGAAAGCAGATTCCAAGTATCCAGCAACTTATATTTATGTTCAATCAAACAGGAATCTCAAATATATGTACAAGTGCCCctattttcttttatctcCCCTTCATTGGCTCTTCAAGCCCTGTCTCAGAATTCCAAAGCCGATGGCCCGTTCATCCTCACCGATAGCCACCAAAAAAGACCCAGAAAAAGCAACCCTGAAAGTCTAGGCCAATGGTGTCATCCCTCATCACAATCACTCACAATTTACCTTAGTACCACCTATCTACAGCAccagtacctaggtagcccAGGTGTCTAGGTTCCATGTCTGCCCTGTCCTTCTGTATCCGTAACACGCAATCAATCCCTTTACTCTTCATCTTTCCTTCTCCA
This Fusarium poae strain DAOMC 252244 chromosome 3, whole genome shotgun sequence DNA region includes the following protein-coding sequences:
- a CDS encoding hypothetical protein (BUSCO:9698at5125); the protein is MSPLDPDTLPTPSSSSRPKGTPSITPRRFNRFWQPRQVQTQPLPKFRTALGSLVEADTNQQPVSPQSLFSDNILPSSPTERFQDDSRKRKLQLDASETEGDLKRPTLNLDDMPPLRLTRSSSSNLSVDNGLKASDSFSSEASLESLDSCRRATLSSFFKTSRGVAKTPKKGNTVKTTNIGHEEPQPDDEPFNYAPRPIRKFANRGFTSQLLNREHGLGYSSGQSLLRTPASDPRTETARFHSRCIDSYECLAPSGSRTIPFCLASTHNAPVTAVGDEEGCVRFFDTSANDDPSEEKDLGVHTVHDNAIWDMDFSNDDMRLATTAGDAALVMDVTTKTVAARLSEGHYSSTRQVAWQKGQSIGNVLTTSDKAGRIRLWDLRCPPSHVRSFSTVSCSETGRRTVTMRDETLRPLQASAVNTLDNTHERNAHGKISVASVTAIQWLPADREHLLLSASEAEAVVKLWDLRYINRRHQEKSIPLSSTAVPSNHAWRSYGITSLALSSDAARMYAVCKDNTIYAYSMAHLMLGHAPELKDLATKRRPIASQGLGPLYGFKHDSFAARTFFVKCSMRQKGISHSSDLLAVGSSESSAVLFPTDERYLRSVCDQRAHLLDPPGSAPTPSRSFSSAAGAEPSSSTIPIFRNGTPLIHGHTREVSNVSWSYDGKLVSASDDSVVRQWQEDEGRARYFRQVGDFGGERYFAGWADVGDDWDIDDDE
- a CDS encoding hypothetical protein (TransMembrane:2 (i193-212o468-488i)~BUSCO:34713at5125); its protein translation is MAALQPDVPQHPQPPSQPQPQLHQYDRPLAESIAIATRSVHAKLNKLIIARLPLALPPVAADSSSYITGLLHITPIYITFETLWRDIIELGSPLGCGNDVEAFLPQNSPTGPPNTPSQIDAHEFTNRSRMLALLQQLYLPGLMRSERLKADIANLSGWSNSTVEEQLRLVEQNGRLGDFLQHIRRTVHNRPHVLLSYSYILFMALFAGGRFIRATLESAGDEFWDRLPSPVLPSLVPCEENTRRTKRASGLSDDQIPQDDFHHHATHTMPLRFFHFQTPEDGEDLKREFKRRLASMEEELSPHEKQDIVQESICIFENMTLLVQQLDRLCDDPSREGNDSPTPSLLDLVDQFHPFRSRLRDSVSIAKDRIQKSPKLSPNRTKLAWSIWKYYGAASSPVEPESGIKVPIGHPGLSNDASIELCPAFSKSMRFDKTLPRPTRCPAKSIGEEHDLGECLQVASKKLNSIGFINWLIILTVGVIILGALCSVRHGRDVTMVEA